A window of Rufibacter sp. LB8 contains these coding sequences:
- a CDS encoding helix-turn-helix domain-containing protein, with translation METTSRPVHLGRKISRIRELRGIKQEALAHELGLSQQTVSRLEASETMDEEMLGKVAKALGVSPEAIKNFSEEAVFNIISSTFNDNASINTYCTLNFNPIDKIIELYDQLLKSEREKADLLKQKSGQ, from the coding sequence ATGGAAACCACTAGCAGACCCGTGCACCTTGGGAGGAAGATAAGCCGCATACGCGAACTGCGCGGCATCAAGCAGGAGGCCCTGGCCCACGAGCTGGGCCTGAGCCAGCAGACCGTGAGCCGCCTGGAGGCCAGCGAGACCATGGACGAGGAGATGTTGGGCAAGGTGGCCAAGGCGCTGGGCGTCTCCCCCGAGGCCATCAAGAACTTCAGCGAGGAGGCGGTGTTCAACATCATCTCCAGCACGTTTAATGATAACGCCTCCATTAACACTTACTGCACCCTGAACTTTAACCCGATTGACAAAATAATAGAGCTCTATGACCAACTGCTCAAAAGTGAGCGGGAGAAGGCGGATTTGCTAAAGCAAAAGAGCGGACAGTAA
- a CDS encoding DUF6443 domain-containing protein, with product MTGGGSICSGGSGVAVGLSGSQAGVSYQLRKDNVNTGSPVAGTGSALSFGSQAAAGTYTVTATHGTGGCAKPMAGSVAVTVNALPNLYTVTGGGSICSGGSGVAVGLSGSQTGVSYQLKRNNANVGSPVAGTGSSLSFGGQATGGTYTVTATASATSCARAMTGSATVTVNPLPVAYAMTGGGGICGEGAGVAVGLSGSQTGVSYQLRRNNSNAGAALTGSGGALSFGSQTQAGTYTVMATATGTGCARLMSGSATVTVNPVPTATITASRSTTLCAGETVTLTAGAASSYLWSNGATTQSITVGASGGYSVTVYNAQGCQATSAAVQVTANPRPVDAAITASATQICLGQAVTISVSGGTGTPYFWGDNMDTPEEWDVFQTAYGGQTSFSHTPTQPGTYRYHVRNSNSCGFCWDNGGTCHTSNFVDVTVVATPTVSVSTQGGRGTKPGVELVASGIGAASFQWYPALGLSSTVGASVNASPLQTTTYTVTATGAGDCTAQATVTVPGNDYNYVTETTVLREGYRSAAGLAGADADSASRKVTYFNGLGWGMQTVLVQASPNKKDIVTPVTYDAFGRPDTTYLPYVNGAGGLFQQGAVAAQGLFYSQAANPDPLTIKDSRPYAVAVYEASPLGKVTKQGAPGLAWQPDADPAPVSDDHTVKPHQRANAAGEVRLWRLDAAIGLFYTQGHYAAGELLVSETRDENHAYTVEYKDKDGRVLMKKVQEYGAISSTVPELGFLVTQYLYDIYGNLRLVIQPEGYATHLPAAANGRITLERTFTDLWCFRYEYDAYRRLSEKRVPGAGAVEMVYNKLGQPVLQRDAEQALKGRWSLTKYDALGRPVMAGELADTTGRAGMQAAADAFPSQTGKQLHEERNTTALGYTLDKSFPAVGDTAKLLSVTYYDDYTHAALSGLAFTPESGYASTDAIAQVRGQATGSKVRVLGTSTWLTSVTYFDEDYQPIQAISQNYLGGTDRATTVYDFAGKALSSKATHTAPTGTVVTAQRMAYDHAGRLTEAWQKMDGDPEVLLARHRYNALGQLVDKGLHSRDSLTFIQSVDFRYNIRGWLTHINNRDLNNDEVTNDDGNDKFGMELKYNTDLEVGGGQAQFNGNIAEMLWKSGGDAQLRAYAYTYDAANRLKDGLYKALGGSGWDQEVDQFSVTGLTYDGNGNIKGMRRNGLTSHDAYASAGKTFGQVDSLRYAYAGNRLRAVDDASTATGGAGDFRDNNSKQYNTAVWEYGYDANGNMTSDANKGIGKVRYNLLNLPDSVHMGATKGYIKYTYAADGRKLRKAVYATGSSAPVVTDYAGGYVYERDTLRFAHTGEGRALHTPDKDNKWRYEYHLKDHLGNLRVSVAEAASTTMMASMEPSQAQTEEASFEQVGETRHLDRGRSRSGSHAALLGLNGRQLGPTTRVTLQRGDSLRAVAHAMYAKPNDKTNAAFTAVPLAVGSLGAAGAAAIGESAGGKLRKYAPYLGVGLALAPVLNGRNNKEPKAFLVYSVYDRDSVLVASGRKPVTEEAKEGWEKLELGYLAEQDGFAEVSVVSYEPMGLWFDDIEVTASEPEIVQENHYDPWGLNLAGIEKANAPDHKFQYNGKEKQEELGLNWLDYGARMYDAQLGRWHAIDLMADIAPNKSPFHFVSNNPINRIDPTGLTDFKINETTGAVEQVGDSNNDATDRVVQTDKNGNVKRKGEGFLGFLVKDKNVGKAKTAFGGIEKGILENGRNFKNEDEVISVGGEGQPSVDGVKSFTLQLSEYLRKEIKGFSYSSDGSGNVTDMVLGNYSDNTFMKSYGSVSALQKKYGDSFSFNNVLQEFHTHPDGKLGATQSAPHLSDDVDGLQRDKPLIPNASFIILYKISGQKRPEEYNYTHEYIPKK from the coding sequence ATGACCGGCGGAGGCAGTATCTGCTCCGGCGGCTCGGGCGTGGCCGTGGGGCTCTCCGGCAGCCAGGCCGGCGTGAGCTACCAGCTCAGGAAAGACAACGTCAACACAGGCTCCCCGGTAGCCGGGACCGGCTCGGCCCTGAGCTTCGGCAGCCAGGCGGCGGCTGGCACCTACACCGTCACCGCCACGCACGGCACCGGGGGCTGCGCCAAGCCCATGGCCGGCTCCGTGGCCGTGACCGTGAACGCGCTACCCAATTTATATACCGTGACGGGCGGGGGCAGTATCTGCTCCGGCGGCTCGGGCGTGGCCGTGGGTCTCTCCGGCAGCCAGACCGGCGTCAGTTACCAGCTCAAGAGAAACAACGCCAACGTGGGCAGCCCCGTGGCGGGCACTGGCTCCTCGCTCAGCTTCGGCGGCCAGGCGACCGGCGGCACCTATACCGTCACCGCCACTGCCTCGGCCACCTCCTGCGCCCGGGCAATGACCGGCTCGGCCACGGTGACGGTTAACCCGCTGCCCGTAGCCTACGCCATGACAGGTGGGGGCGGCATCTGCGGCGAGGGAGCGGGCGTGGCCGTGGGGCTCAGCGGCAGCCAGACCGGCGTCAGCTACCAGCTCAGGAGGAACAATTCAAACGCGGGCGCCGCGCTGACCGGCAGCGGCGGGGCACTCTCCTTCGGGTCCCAGACGCAGGCGGGCACCTACACCGTGATGGCCACGGCCACGGGGACCGGCTGCGCCAGGCTGATGTCAGGCTCCGCCACCGTCACGGTGAACCCCGTCCCGACGGCGACCATAACCGCCAGCCGCTCCACCACGCTCTGCGCCGGGGAGACGGTGACCCTCACCGCCGGAGCGGCGAGCTCCTACCTCTGGAGCAACGGCGCGACCACGCAGAGCATCACCGTGGGCGCGTCTGGCGGTTACTCCGTCACGGTCTACAACGCCCAGGGCTGCCAGGCGACCTCGGCCGCCGTGCAGGTCACGGCCAACCCGAGGCCGGTGGACGCGGCCATCACCGCCAGCGCGACCCAGATATGCCTGGGGCAGGCGGTGACGATCTCCGTCTCCGGCGGCACCGGCACGCCTTACTTCTGGGGCGACAATATGGATACCCCTGAGGAGTGGGACGTCTTCCAGACGGCCTACGGGGGGCAGACCAGCTTCTCCCACACGCCCACCCAGCCTGGCACCTACCGCTACCACGTGCGCAACAGCAACTCCTGCGGTTTCTGCTGGGACAATGGGGGCACGTGCCACACCTCCAACTTCGTGGACGTCACCGTCGTGGCGACCCCCACGGTGTCCGTCTCAACGCAGGGGGGCAGGGGGACGAAGCCCGGTGTTGAGTTGGTAGCCTCCGGTATCGGGGCCGCCTCCTTCCAGTGGTACCCGGCGCTTGGCCTCAGCTCCACCGTGGGCGCCTCCGTCAACGCCTCGCCCCTGCAGACCACCACCTACACCGTCACCGCCACCGGGGCGGGCGACTGCACCGCGCAGGCCACCGTGACGGTGCCGGGCAACGACTACAACTACGTCACCGAGACCACGGTGCTGCGGGAGGGCTACAGGTCCGCCGCGGGCCTGGCCGGCGCGGACGCTGACTCCGCCTCCCGGAAGGTCACCTACTTCAACGGGCTCGGCTGGGGCATGCAGACGGTGCTCGTGCAGGCGTCGCCCAATAAGAAGGACATCGTGACGCCCGTCACCTATGACGCCTTCGGAAGGCCCGACACGACCTACCTCCCCTACGTGAACGGCGCGGGCGGGCTCTTCCAGCAAGGTGCCGTTGCCGCGCAGGGCCTCTTCTACAGCCAGGCCGCCAACCCTGACCCCCTGACCATTAAGGACAGCCGCCCCTACGCGGTGGCCGTGTACGAGGCCTCGCCGCTGGGGAAGGTGACCAAGCAGGGCGCCCCGGGGCTGGCCTGGCAGCCGGACGCCGACCCTGCGCCCGTGAGCGATGACCACACGGTGAAGCCCCACCAGCGCGCGAACGCCGCCGGCGAGGTAAGGCTGTGGCGCCTGGACGCCGCCATCGGCCTCTTCTACACCCAGGGGCACTACGCCGCGGGCGAGCTGCTGGTGTCTGAGACCCGGGACGAGAACCACGCCTACACCGTGGAGTACAAGGACAAGGATGGGCGGGTGCTGATGAAGAAAGTGCAGGAGTACGGGGCTATCTCCAGCACCGTGCCTGAGCTGGGTTTCCTAGTCACACAGTACCTATACGATATCTATGGTAACCTCAGGCTGGTGATCCAGCCGGAGGGCTACGCAACCCACCTGCCCGCTGCCGCGAATGGGCGCATCACGCTGGAAAGAACCTTCACCGACCTCTGGTGCTTTAGGTACGAGTACGATGCCTACCGCCGCCTCTCCGAGAAGCGGGTGCCGGGCGCGGGCGCGGTGGAGATGGTTTACAACAAGCTGGGGCAGCCGGTGCTGCAGCGCGACGCGGAGCAGGCGCTGAAGGGCCGCTGGTCCCTGACCAAGTACGACGCGCTGGGCCGGCCGGTGATGGCGGGCGAGCTGGCCGACACCACCGGCAGGGCGGGCATGCAGGCCGCGGCCGACGCCTTCCCCAGCCAAACGGGCAAGCAGCTGCATGAGGAGCGGAACACCACCGCGCTGGGCTACACGCTGGACAAATCCTTCCCGGCGGTGGGCGACACGGCCAAGCTGCTGAGCGTGACCTATTACGATGACTACACCCACGCGGCGCTTTCTGGACTGGCCTTCACGCCGGAGAGCGGCTACGCGTCAACTGACGCTATTGCGCAGGTGCGGGGGCAGGCCACGGGCTCAAAAGTAAGGGTGCTGGGCACCAGTACTTGGCTCACCTCGGTGACGTATTTTGACGAGGACTACCAGCCAATACAGGCTATCTCACAGAACTACCTGGGCGGCACTGACCGCGCCACCACCGTGTATGACTTCGCGGGCAAGGCACTCTCCTCCAAGGCCACCCACACGGCGCCCACGGGCACGGTGGTGACGGCGCAGCGCATGGCCTACGACCACGCGGGGCGCCTGACGGAGGCCTGGCAAAAGATGGACGGTGACCCAGAGGTGCTGCTGGCCCGCCACCGCTACAACGCGCTGGGGCAGCTGGTGGACAAGGGGCTGCACAGCCGCGACAGCCTCACCTTCATCCAAAGCGTTGACTTCAGGTACAACATACGCGGCTGGCTCACCCACATCAATAACCGGGACCTGAACAACGACGAAGTCACCAATGATGACGGGAACGACAAGTTCGGGATGGAGCTCAAGTACAACACAGACCTGGAAGTGGGCGGGGGGCAGGCGCAGTTCAACGGGAACATTGCAGAGATGCTCTGGAAATCAGGCGGCGACGCCCAGCTCAGGGCCTATGCGTACACCTATGATGCGGCTAACCGCCTTAAGGACGGTCTCTATAAAGCATTGGGTGGCAGCGGCTGGGACCAGGAAGTGGATCAGTTCTCCGTGACGGGCCTCACCTATGACGGCAACGGCAACATAAAGGGCATGCGGCGCAACGGTCTCACCAGCCATGATGCGTACGCGTCCGCCGGCAAGACCTTCGGGCAGGTGGACAGCCTCAGGTACGCCTACGCGGGCAACCGGCTGCGGGCGGTGGACGACGCGAGCACGGCGACGGGCGGCGCGGGCGACTTTAGGGACAACAACAGCAAGCAGTATAATACCGCGGTGTGGGAGTACGGCTACGATGCCAACGGCAACATGACCTCAGACGCCAACAAGGGCATAGGCAAGGTGCGCTACAACCTGCTGAACCTGCCGGACTCGGTGCACATGGGCGCCACGAAAGGGTACATCAAGTACACCTACGCGGCCGACGGGCGGAAGCTGAGGAAGGCGGTGTACGCCACGGGCAGTTCTGCTCCCGTGGTGACCGACTACGCGGGCGGCTACGTGTACGAGCGGGACACGCTGCGCTTCGCCCACACGGGAGAGGGGCGCGCGCTGCACACCCCTGATAAAGATAACAAGTGGCGCTACGAGTACCACCTCAAGGACCATCTGGGTAACCTGCGGGTGAGCGTGGCCGAGGCGGCGAGCACCACCATGATGGCCTCCATGGAGCCGAGCCAGGCGCAGACCGAGGAGGCCAGCTTTGAGCAGGTGGGCGAGACAAGGCACCTGGACCGGGGGCGCTCGCGCTCGGGCAGCCACGCCGCGCTGCTGGGCCTGAACGGGCGGCAGCTGGGGCCCACCACCCGCGTGACCTTGCAGCGGGGCGACAGCCTCAGGGCCGTGGCCCACGCCATGTACGCCAAACCAAATGACAAAACGAATGCCGCCTTCACGGCCGTGCCGCTGGCGGTGGGCAGCCTGGGCGCGGCCGGTGCCGCGGCCATAGGCGAGAGCGCAGGCGGAAAGCTGAGGAAGTACGCCCCGTACCTGGGCGTGGGGCTGGCGCTCGCGCCGGTGCTCAACGGCAGAAACAACAAGGAACCCAAGGCCTTCCTAGTGTACAGCGTGTATGACAGGGACTCGGTGCTGGTGGCCTCGGGCCGCAAGCCCGTGACGGAGGAGGCGAAAGAGGGCTGGGAGAAACTGGAGCTGGGCTACCTGGCCGAGCAGGACGGCTTCGCGGAGGTGAGCGTGGTGAGTTACGAGCCTATGGGCCTCTGGTTCGACGACATAGAGGTGACGGCCTCCGAGCCAGAGATTGTGCAGGAGAACCACTACGACCCGTGGGGGCTCAACCTGGCAGGCATTGAGAAAGCTAATGCGCCCGACCACAAGTTCCAGTACAACGGGAAGGAGAAACAGGAAGAGTTGGGACTTAACTGGCTCGACTACGGGGCCAGGATGTACGATGCGCAACTGGGAAGGTGGCACGCTATAGATCTGATGGCAGATATAGCTCCTAATAAATCTCCTTTTCATTTCGTGAGCAATAATCCCATTAATAGAATCGACCCTACTGGTTTGACAGACTTTAAAATAAACGAAACGACCGGAGCTGTGGAACAGGTTGGTGATTCAAATAATGATGCAACAGATAGAGTTGTACAGACAGATAAGAACGGGAATGTCAAAAGGAAGGGAGAGGGATTTTTAGGTTTTTTAGTTAAGGATAAAAATGTAGGAAAAGCAAAAACAGCTTTTGGCGGTATTGAAAAAGGAATTCTCGAGAATGGCCGGAACTTTAAAAATGAAGACGAAGTAATAAGTGTAGGTGGAGAAGGTCAACCATCCGTTGATGGAGTTAAATCTTTTACATTGCAGTTATCAGAGTATTTAAGAAAGGAAATCAAAGGCTTTTCGTACTCATCTGATGGTTCTGGAAATGTTACAGATATGGTATTAGGAAATTATAGTGACAACACATTTATGAAATCTTATGGTTCAGTTTCCGCACTTCAGAAAAAATATGGAGATAGTTTTTCATTTAATAATGTTTTGCAAGAATTTCACACTCATCCGGATGGTAAATTAGGGGCAACTCAATCTGCACCCCACCTTTCCGATGATGTTGATGGCCTGCAAAGAGATAAACCGCTAATTCCTAACGCAAGTTTTATTATATTGTATAAAATTTCAGGTCAGAAGAGGCCAGAGGAATACAATTATACTCATGAATATATACCTAAAAAGTAA